The Mauremys reevesii isolate NIE-2019 linkage group 1, ASM1616193v1, whole genome shotgun sequence genome segment cctggctgtcagggaaagcgggagtgggttcgatgtcgcctgcgccgtcctctaaagacccttcctcatcttccccatcggcgaacaggaggggaactgtcccggtacactattccgtcctcggagtccaccgtcactggtggggcactggtggcagacccacctagaatggcatgcagtgcctcgtagaagcggcatgtctggggctgggctccggagcgtccgtttgccgctctgactttttgatacccttgtcttaggtccttcactttcacgcggcactgcatcgcatcccggctgtatcctttgtctttcatggctttagagaccttctcgaaggtcttcgcgttccgcttgttggagcgcagctccgagcacagactcctcgccccacacagcgatcagatcctggacttcccggtcactccatgctggggacctctttctattctgggattgcccggactcctctgctggagagctctgcatcgttgcaggtgctgcggagctcgccccgatgtgcaaccagaacgtcagattcaaaccgcccagacaggaaaatgaattcaaatttttgcgggtcatttcctgtgtggctggccagagaatccaagctcggactgctgtccagagcgtcaacagagtggtgcactgtgggatagctcccggagctgctaagttcgattagcatccacaccaagcctaattcgagctagcaagtgcgactttagcgttactccacctgccggggtggagtaccaaattcgaactaaagagccctctagttcgaattaaatggcttcctggtgtggacggttgagcggttagttcgaattaacgctgataaattcgaattaaagtcctagtgtagaccaggcctaaggaaaagtgtcagacagccttaaccAATGGTGGTGCCACCAACACCACCTACAATGGCCAATCCATTAGTGAATCCCAATCAGCTAAACGTTTTGCTCTAGTAACATCTGTGGTAAGAAGTTCTACAGGCCAAATATGAATCATATAAACAATATTCTTTTTTCAGTGTTATACGTTCAGACTTTCAATGGAATTCAATGTCTGCTTGTACGTGCTTTGTAAGACAGAATAAATATAAActccttatctactttctttGTGGATAGGTTCATAGTGTATAAGGTTAACATGGACatttagatcatccagtctgaattCCTGTATAACAAAagtcattaaatttcacccagttatccctctattgagcccaatgacttgtgtttgactaaggcctggtctacactgcggtttatatcatacaatcatagagccacagggtgagaaggaaccacaagggtcatctgccaagatgcaggaatTGTTGTGTCTAAACCGTCCAGGACAGATGACTGTCCAGCCTCCTATAGAAAACCTGCAGTAAAGGAGCCTCCATGATTTCCCAAGGCGTCTGTTCCATTGGCTTCCTGTTCCTACATTTAGGCATTTTATCCTGaaaaatctgctatgctgtagtttaaacacactgcctcttgtcctgccctcagtgGCAAGAGTGAACaacttttcttgatttttttttatggcagccattCAAGTATCCGAATATGGCTGCCATGTCCTCCTCAGTCTCCTATTTTCAAAACTAAACatagccagttccttcagcctttgttcaTATGGCTTGAATTCTctccctttcatcatttttgtcaaTTGTCGCAGGtcatttccagtttctctacatccttcgTATACACTGGTGACCAAATTAGACaaagttctccagctgaggccgaaCCAGCACCCAGTGCAGCAGCACTATCACCTCCtttgacttgcatgctatgcctctgctAATGCATCCAAAaattacatttgcttttttttttggcaacagcaaaaaaattcacacccctgagagatgtagctatatcaACCTAACCCCGATATAGCTGCATGGGGTCAACGGAAGAATTTTTCTATCcacttagctaccacctcttggggaggtgattACCTATGCCCATGCGAGAACCCCTGCCGTGGGTGTAAGTAGTGTCTACACCGAAGTGCTAAGGCAacgccactgtagcattttaagtgtagacaagtcctcaagcagatcttccagaaaaacatccagtctggatctaCAGACATGCGGagctggagaatccatcacttccctttgCAGTTTATTCCAAATGTTAATAACTGTCAGTGCTAAAAATTTGGCCCTTACTTCTAGCTGATATTTGtctggcttcatcttccagctATTGGACCTTGGTATggtttctctgctagattacagagccagtttatctatctatctatctatctttattgctttttttcccctaactgctgccttcactttgcAACTGGACAGAGTTTTTAGCCAAAGTTGTCTATATTCTTGAATTGTGGCTTCTGAGCTATCTAATAAACTCGTCGTAAAGAACACCCAATTCTCATTCACATTGTTCTCTCAACATTTCTCCTCCTAATCAGTTTTGCTGATAATTTGCTTCATCTTAGgagaattagcccttttgaaacaGAAAGTGTCCATCAATATTACTGGTTGGGAACTGTTCTCTATTTGACTATTTGAATGTAATCAGTCCCATTCTTTATTTTCCTCTCATCTATCATAAGCCCCCTTCTTTGTCTCTTcctaaactaaacagtcccagacttttcaaTCCGCAGATGGCAGCCTCACCCATTCTCATAGCCTGTCTCAGAAATCCCCTTTCTATTGGCTATATCCTTTatagagactgggtgaccaaAGGTGAGCACATGTCCAGAGCAGggtattctccatcccattccttaggcGTCTgatcattgttttttgttttggccaCTACTGCAAATGAGCAGGTGTTTCCATGGAGCTGCTATCAACGACACCAAGGTATTTCCCCTGAGGTGTGTTCTAGCTGGGATGTTTCCCTCTGGTACATGTTGGGCCacgctttgtttgtttttttgtttttttccagtcttAGTTTTTGAGCAACCAAATGAATGGGGAACTCCCTACAGCATGGACTCTCTAGCCTGGGTTtcattgcattaaggaacaatGCTGGATAACCAGTATCCACACTCGTGTTTCCTGCTGCTGCCTATTAAGGTTTCCAACATGACGATGTATAGGAATTATTGAGGCAGGGGGCACCATACAATATGGAATTGGTATTAGTAGGATCATGTGTTCACAATTCACTTacctgaataatgaaaatgtcatttttctgtgtgtgaaGAGCAACCAATCTGCTTCACCCGTTAGAAAAGCCTCCAGTAGTGCATTTAGTGTCTCAaattaacattgtctctccattTAGGTATTTGTACTGCGACCATCACCCTAGagcctgggcacatacaggaagtcaggggaacgtatggtacatgcaggagacaccgttctacctcagagttggacaccttctcccctactccatgtcaggttccaacacaaccgacttcaccaacccctccaccttcatcctgctgggcattcctggcctggaggcggcccatgtctggatctccatccccttctgcaccatgtacgccatagccatcttggggaacttcaccatcctgttcattgtgaagacGGAAccgagcctccatgggcccatgtactatttcctctgcatgctggccatcaccgacctggtCGTGTCTACATCCatcctgcccaaaatgctgagcatcttctggttcagttccagggagatcgatttcagaGCCTGcttcacccagatgtacttcattcactgcttcttaGAGATCGAGTCTGGGATCCTAGTGGCCATGGCTttggatcgctatgtggccatctgccacccactgagacattccaccatcctgacaaactccTTTGTGGCCAAACTAggcctggctgtgctgctgcGTGGCAGCCTGGTTGTactgccctatcccttcctggctagtcaatggccatattgcagaaccaatatCATCCCCCAGCCATACTGCGTGCATATAGCCGTGGTGAATCTGGCCTGCGCCGACACCCGTGTCAATAGTTACTATGGCCTCTTTGTGCTATTCTGTGTGAAAGGTCTGGATATGTTTTTTATCGCcgtgtcctatacccagatcctcagggccatcttcaggctccccacaaaggacgcccggctcaagacttttgggacctgcatctccCACCTTTTTGTCAttttagccttttacatcccagTGCTCTTCATCTCCCTCATGTACCGGTTTGGCCAGAATGTACCTGGGCATATCCACATTCTCATTGCCAACATGTACCACTTGATACCCGCCctgctaaaccccatcatctacggggtgaggaccaaacagatccgggacaggctgctccggctctttaTTCATAAAGGGGCCTAAAGATCTCTCCTGGTTCTCTGAGTCTCAGACCGAGCACAGTGAAGAcctggctggtgacatggtgctgggccctctTCCCTGAACCAGTGACTGGACAGTCAAAGTGATATTAAATCCTTTCCTgcccttactgtgctgtgtcagcctGACAAACTGAGGAATCGGTCTGTGTACAACTCACAAACTTACAGGATTGCCACCTTCCTAATTGCTGATAACTAGACCTGTCATCAATATCGAGAGAAAGATAGCATCCCTCCCTGGCAGCTGTACGGAATcgccttacctgtaaggggttaagtaagaacataagaacataagaacataagaaaggccttaccgggtcagaccaaaggtccatctagcccagtatctgtctaccgacagtggccaatgccaggtgcccctgagggagtcaacctaacaggcaatgatcaagtgatctctctcctgccatccatctccatcctctgacgaacagaggctagggacaccattcttacccatcctggctaatagccatttatggacttagccaccatgaatttatccagtccccttttaaacattgttatagtcctagccttcacaacctcctcaggtaaggagttccacatgttgactgtgtgctgagtgaagaagaacttccttttatttgttttaaacctgctgcctattaatttcatttggtgacccctagttcttgtattatgggaataagtaaataacttttccttatccactttctcaacatcactcatgattttatatacctctatcatgtccccccttagtcttctcttttccaagctgaagagtcctagcctctttaatctttcctcatatgggaccctctctaaacccttaatcattttagttgctcttttctgaaccttttctagtgctagaatatcttttttgaggtgaggagaccacatctgtacacagtattcaagatgtgggcgtaccatggatttatataagggcaataagttattctcagtcttattctctatcccctttttaatgattcctaacatcctgtttgcttttttgaccgcctctgcacactgcgtggacatcttcagagaactatccacgataactccaagatctttttcctgactcgttgtagctaaattagcccccatcatgttgtatgtatagttgggggtattttttccaatgtgcattactttacatttatccacattaaatttcatttgccattttgttgcccaatcacttagttttgtgagatctttttgaagttcttcacaatctgctttggtcttaactatcttgagtagtttagtatcatctgcaaactttgccacctcactgtttacccctttctccagatcatttatgaataaattgaataggattggtcctaggactgacccttggggaacaccactggttacccctctccattctgagaatttaccattaattcctaccctttgttccctgtcctttaaccagttctcagtccatgaatggacctttccttttatcccatgacagcttaatttacgtaagagcgtttggtgagggaccttgtcaaaggctttctggaaatctaagtacactatgtccaccggatcccccttgtccacatgtttgttgaccccttcaaagaactctaatagattaggaagacacgatttccctttacagaaaccatgttgactattgctcaagagtttatgtttttctatgtgtctgacaattttattctttactattgtttcaactaatttgcccggtaccgacgttagacttaccggtctgtaattgccgggatcacccctagagccctttttaaatattggcgttacattagctaacttccagtcattgggtaccaaagccgatttaaaggacaggttacaaaccttagttaatagttccgcaacttcacatttgagttctttcagaactcttgggtgaatgccatctggttccggtgacttgttaatgttgagtttatcaattaattccaaaacctcctctagtgacacttcagtctgtgacagttcctcagatttgtcacctacaaaagccagctcagctttgggaatctccctaacatcctcagccgtgaagactgaagcaaagaatccatgtagtttctccgcaatgactttatcgtctttaagcgctccttttgaattttgatcatcaaggggccccactggttgtttagcaggcttcctgcttctgatgtacttaaaaaacattttgttattacctttggagtttttggctagccgttcttcaaactcctctttggcttttcttattacactcttgcatttaagttggcagtgtttgtgctcctttctatttgcctcactaggatttgacttccactttttaaaggaagtcttttaatctctcactgcttcttttacatggttgttaagccacggtggctcttttttagttcttttactgtttttcttaatttggggtatacattgaagttgggcctctattatggtgtctttaaaaagggcccacgcaacttgcaggaatttcactttagtcactgtaccttttaacttttgtctaactaaccccctcatttttgtatagttcccccttttgaaattaaaggccacagtgttgggcagttgagatgttcttcccaccacagggatgttgaatgctattgtattatggtcactatttccaagcggtcctgctatagttacctcttggaccagctcctgcgctccactcaggattaaatctagagtcgcctctccccttgtgggttcccgtactagctgctccatgaagcagtcatttaaagtatcgagaaattttatctccgcatttcgtcctgaagtgaaatgttcccagtcaatatggggataattgaaatcccccactattattgggttcttaattttgatagcctctctaatttcccttagcatttcatcatcactattactgtcctggtcaggtggtcgataatagatccctactgttacatttttactagagcatgaaatttctatccatagagactctatggaacctgtggattcgcttaagatttttacttcatttgaatctacactttctttaacatatagtgccactcctccccctgcacggcctgttctgtccttccgatatattttgtaccccggaatgattgtgtcccattgattgctctcagtccaccaggtttctgtgatgcctattatatctatatcctcctttatcacaaggcactctagttcacccatcttattatttagacttctggcatttgtgtacaagcactttaaaaacttgtccctgtttattagcctgcctttttctgatgtgccagattcttttttatgtgactgtttatcatctgatccggcccttacattatacttctcattcctctgctcctgactataacctggagattctctgtcatcagactctcccctaagagaagtctgtgtccgatccacacgctcctctgcagcagtcggctttcccccatctcctagtttaaaaactgctctacaacctttttaatgtttagtgccagcagtctggttccactttggtttaggtggagcccatctctcctgtataggctcctcccattccagaagtttccccagttcctaatgaacgtgaacccctcctctctacaccatcgtctcatccacgcattgagactctgaagctctgcctgcctacctggccctgcacgtggaactgggaccatttctgaaaatgccaccatagaggtcctggatttcagtctcttccctagcagcctaaatttggcttccaggacatctctccttcccttccctatgtcattggtacctacatgtaccacgaccaccggctcctccccagcactacacataagtctatctagatgcctcgagagatccgcaaccttcgcaccaggcaggcaagtcacca includes the following:
- the LOC120395957 gene encoding olfactory receptor 52R1-like — translated: MSGSNTTDFTNPSTFILLGIPGLEAAHVWISIPFCTMYAIAILGNFTILFIVKTEPSLHGPMYYFLCMLAITDLVVSTSILPKMLSIFWFSSREIDFRACFTQMYFIHCFLEIESGILVAMALDRYVAICHPLRHSTILTNSFVAKLGLAVLLRGSLVVLPYPFLASQWPYCRTNIIPQPYCVHIAVVNLACADTRVNSYYGLFVLFCVKGLDMFFIAVSYTQILRAIFRLPTKDARLKTFGTCISHLFVILAFYIPVLFISLMYRFGQNVPGHIHILIANMYHLIPALLNPIIYGVRTKQIRDRLLRLFIHKGA